GAGTACCTCTTTTGGGACCAGGAACACTCTTAGAATATTAATCCGAGCTCTGAAACAAAGAGAACGTGATTGAAACTTAAGTTTCCTTTTTCATAACTAGTTCACTAGGGTACGTCTTTTGAGTATCTATCGTAACTTATTCACTCTTTTCCCCATTCATAGGATTGTGCAAGTGGATTTGAAGTTCCCTCCAAAACCAATAGTTTCATCTTCAGCCAAGGACCTCATTAGTCAGGTATCTTTTGTTGCTTTTATTACTTGCAAATACATAAATATAACGACAATGCTCCATCATTGGCATATACTGAACACATTTCAACATTATTTACAGATGCTTGTCAAAGATTCCTCCCAGCGCCTCCCACTACATAAGCTTCTTGAGCATCCATGGATTGTTCAGGATGCTGATCCATCTGGCATATATAAAGCTTAAGATACATTTGTTCCTCTATATTCTTTTCTTGATGAATATTGATTATGCAAAGAATGTTCTGTTACTTAAATTCCATGAATCCTTACTTTGCTTGTGTCTCCAAGCTTTGTAGGAATAACATATATTTGTTAAATCACAATGCATTTCTTCTGTAATCCACTGTTAAATTACTATGATTTGTATCAGTGGCCTGTCTTACAGCAAAGGAACTCCAAAGTTTCTGAACCATTAATGGTAGCCAAATATGTACATATCTAGTGATGGTATACTATGCGATGGAACTTACAAGGGCATGTCTTTGGTCAATTCATTGACATTGTCTTTACAATCTTCCCATCCAAGATGCCATTCGCAGGATATTTCTCTTTCTTGGCTTCAGCTATATCTCTAGGTTTCAAGAAGCTTGGCTGGTTTGTTGAAGAGAGCAGCCTTGCCCACATCCTGTCGGTAATCACAACCTTGTTCTGTTTCTCGATGATTCGCTGTTGGTGAAAAAATTTGGTAAGGAAAAAGTAGTCCAAACAAAATCAACGATTAAACATAATCGGACTGACCACTGGATTGAGGTTAATGGTTTCTAACATTAAACTGTGTTCACTAACAGAGAAGTTAATAAACGTACATTGAACGGAATGTAAGCATGTCTGCCATTGACAGGACCAACGGTGAAGCCTGTATACCCTGCCATTGCTCCATGAACTGCACCATGAGCAAGTAGGGTGCAGTAGACATTATCTGAAGCAATGCTAGGAATAGCCCGGATCATGTATGTAGGATCTGCAAACCAAATTTCTCAACTCAAATATATTGCACACATATATTTAAgaggaagaaaacaaaataaagtgAACAGGATACTAACCTATATATTTAAGATTAATGGGCATTTTCTTCTTTGCAAAATGCTCCTATAATATGTGTAAGGAAGTATTTTAGTCTAAGATGTATATCGAATCAGTAGCCATGTATAGAACAAAAGCAGAGGTCAGTCGATTGAAGGTAGCACCTTTATCTTGTGAGATATCCACAGCCCAACATCTTGAAGAAGCTTGTTACCAGAAGCATCTTGCTGGTCCACGGACTGCAAACTTTCGGAAAGAAGTTCCTGTCCGGCTCCTTCAGCTATTACAATGACCATATGTCCATTTTGTTTGAGTTGTTTTCCTATATATTCATAAAGTCCACCTTTTCCTTCGAGATAGAATGGTGACTCTGGAATCAAGCAACAATCGACATCACGGCTGGCGAGAGTAGCATACATCGCGATGAAACCTGCAAAGGATCGAAGAACAAATGAAGCTAAGAAACACCTAGCATTATTAGCAACAGTTGGTCACGATTTCATACCGCAGTAGCGTCCCATTAGCTTTACAAGTCCAATGCCGTTCCCAATACTTTCAGATTCAACATGTGCTGCTTTAATGGCACGTTGAGCCTCCTCAACCGCAGTATCGAAACCAAATGATTTGTCAATAACCTAAACAAAATCAGCAACCACGCACAATACACCATTCACGGATTAACTAACTTGTCGATCAAGTAACAAGGACAAAGTTTATAGATATGATCAGTACCGGAATGTCATTGTCAATGGTTTTGGGAATTCCAGCAACAGCTACTTTCAAACCACGTCGCCTTATTTCCTGCCCGGAGCAAAATTAGTTAAGCTAAAACATACATGATTTGACATTTATAGAAAATAGCTAATGGTAATACCTCAAAAATCACAGCTGCTCCTTTATGTGTCCCGTCACCTCCGATTATATAGACCTGAACCGCTAAAGGATACAATTAGAACCAACAAAATGTAGTTAGCATGTATTCAAATAAAACAGAGAGGAGGCTCCGATGAAAGCCTCTACTCTAGCGCCTTAACGCACCTGATTGATCCCACGATCCTGAATGCGGTCAACAATCTTGACAGAATCATGACCTCCTCTAGAAGTTCCAAGAATCGTACCTCCACGTTTATGGATATCATCGACAAACTTAGGTGTTAAGGTGATAGTGTTCTTTGCATAAAAACCCTTATATCCTCCCTAAATATGGATCATGTATATGTGCTAGTGAGATTACTACATGATGCTAAACCAAGTTATTATAGGTTTGAATGCCTAAAGATCGAAATTACTTACATCGATTCCAAGAACTTTTCGGACACCATACATGTGATAGAGGCCACACACTATTTCCCTGATGACCGTGTTGAGCCCAGGACATAGACCACCACATGTTACAATGCATGCATTAACATCATCTGGTTTAAAATACACCTGAGAAGCACACAGCATGTGACAGTGAATTGTCCATTGCttatcattttataactttgaaCCCGATAGCATTGAACCAAGATGACCAATTGTACCTTTTGGCGAGGTCCTGCGCGTCGAAAATGCACCCCTCTTGCACTTTCCTTGTGCACAACAATCTATGATTAAAAATCTAGTGTGTCAGTTAACCATACTACTGATTAAGAACGTACAAAAATgaaaacaatcaaaatttcagTGCATTCCTTCATAAAACAAAGTTTCTAACggaatatagatatatatacatactctAAATAAAGGTAAAAATGTAATAGAGGCCCCTGTACTAAGAGTCAGATTGCAATTTGTcccttttacttaaaaaatgaacaaaatagtCCTTATACATTATGTTAAAGAGCAAACTGGTCTTTCAATTAAAAACAACATCCACTTATACTATTGAAAACTGGCTATATATCAACCACACCAGTTTTTAACTCTACAAacagaatgaaatttttaacaaaaagaaaacaatttcttATTTGATCTTAtgaatagggattaatttgctttttttttttaaatagagaaGACTCCATgtaattccattttattcctaaataaatttctcataaaataaaaaagttcaaGCGCTAAGAGAAGGATTCACCTTCTCAGTGACGGTATCATCCTCATCAACAAAGTACTGCCTGTGAAACAAAAAGGCATGCAAATAAATTACTCATCTTGGTTAGCTGatgaaaaaaaacttaattaaggtttggtttggTTTACTCACTCGACAACTGAATAAGCTGGATTATTTTGTAATGGATTTGGATAACTCTTGTCACATGAATAAAACACaaataaatgagaaataaaagaaagcaCATATTAATTAAAGTTCCGTAACTCATTAACATACCCCCcccccaaaataataataataatctggGTTCATTAATACCCAACAAACCAATGAAACCCAAAGCTGATCAAAAGATAATAAAGGCTGTAAATGCAATTTCACCCCTTTAAGTACAAAACAAACTCAGTTCACTCAAAGTTCCAATATCCCCATTTAATGAATCATTAAATATACAAACAGAAAGAGGAAGTACGGGGAGATGATCAAGGTAATCGGTAAAGTGAGGAACGTCTTGGAGCAGGAAACCGGCAGCACCGGGAACTAACTTGGTATGGGTATCATTGGGATTTCCCATCGACAAAGAAAAACGTGAACAGTTGAATTTTTTTCTGTTTGTGGTTAAAGAAATTGTGAAGGTATTGAAAGAGGGTGAGGATGGTGATATATAGCGGGTTTGTATTTGAAAAGAGAGATTGAGAGTGCCCATCAGAGCTGAGAGAGAAAAACAGGTGGTGGATGCTTATCCGAGTTGGATCGCCCACGTCAATATGCATGTAGCCCACGACAATTTTTCGAAATGGATCCTTATCCCAGGTTTCTTCTTTTTTCTGTTGGTTCAAATACTGGAGGCGCCGCATTTTATGTTTTCCCTGAATTTAATTGTAAGGGTAATTATGGATTTTATTATAAGCTtgtatttttagtaaatttagaatttaatttttatgttttaaattttaggaatttaaattatttatttttagatatcaaaatttaatgttattaattttattgatctaacattttaaaataaaaaaataaatattcatcTGGTAGATATTCATttggtagtcatgtaattaattaacttgaatttaacaaaatatttttaacactTTTAACAGTACCcgaatttaaaaatctaaaaagtaaagagactaaattctaaatttatgaaggGTATAAAGACTTAACGTATACCTCAAcctttattcataattttaattttattattttttattttattttgaattatttttatccaaaattaaagaaagttttgaattttttaacttttaataaaatgaataaataatttatttcaaaaataatatttttaataataaaattaatttaatattttcaatattaagtgataagtagttATCCATTCATCATGTTCaacattcttttttttaatttttatattaattgaaaagaTAATATAGTTAATAAACACACTCTTACAGcttgtttggttcaatgtaataGGTAAACCATTACAATTCTATTCAGTGGGCCCACCACAAACAGCAGTTTGGTTGAGTGGAATACCTGTGACGGGTGTATTCCATTACAGCCTTATGcagagaatagagagcatttcTATTCCCTCTCCTCCCCACCGAATGGTCATTCGTTGTTTTGAAAATCATTCATCTCCCCAATTTTACCCTCCCCAAGTTCTCACCTTCCttctttcctttcttccttaAACTCCAACCAGTAAAACTCCTCTCACTTATCTCCTTCTGGTAAACATTTTCCTCTATTCTTTTGTTCCTTTCATTTTCCTCTCGACAAATTTTTCTTAGCCTaaaatttttcttctctttttgttATCCATTTGAGTAGATTTTGCTTCCTTCGCCTTCATCGGAGTCTTCTTCAGGTAAATCTTTTCACTTTTCCgttgtttcttttgttttcctcTCTGCCAGTTTAAGTAGAGTTTGTTGTGGGGTTTTTTTTTCCTCATTTGATAGCTTACTTAAATGGTCAGTCATTGCTAAGAATAATACTAGAGAGATTAAAAAgcttcatttttaattaaaaaatcccCTCTTTTCCTTTGAAAGTAATCATCCATTCTTTAGAGAGGAGTACTCATTTTGTTGTTGCTTCTAAAGTTTTTGACCTGTTAGCTCTAAAAATTTGTAGTTTGAAGTACCATGTAGTGTAGGATTACATTGGGTTTGGCAACCATTGATGAATGAATTTGAATAGAAAGTTCAAAATTTACCTCTAGTTGACATGCCGAAAAGGGTTAGAATGACCACAATATCATGCATTTTTGTTTCTAATTCAAACTCTAATGATTGTTAGGCTATGTGCTACTCTATTATCATGTTTGAGAGTTTTAAGAGTGTGTATGTTAATGGATTGTAAATATAAGGGGTACTTGTTTATCGTGGGAATCAGATAACTGGAGTGTTAAGGCAATCTGAAAAAAGACCACTGGAATTAGTAGATGAGGTATCTTCGCCACGTTCCTCGTAGGTTCAAGATTGGTCTCAGAGAAAGTACGAAATTGCTAATTTcattatataaacatattctgTTCTAGTTTAAGGGCTTTTCCCCCTttcattttgttaaatatttgtgtTGGATCATGATACTAGGTACTGAAGTAGCACGGAAGAAGAAGGTTGCAGCAGCTTTGGCTTAAGTTGGCTATGAGGTTGTTTTGATGAATCCATCtattttagtaaaagttttatgggaACATTACATGAGAAATGTCATTTATTATATTGGATGCTTTTAAATATTTGTAGTTTCTATTTTCATGTAGCTGCTTAGGCTATTGTTGCTTGACACTTAATTACTGGATATTTTTTGGGATGAAGTTAATCATGTGCTTGTTTCGGTTTTGATGCCCTTCATCTTGTTTCAAATTATAGTCTTCTTTATTCGAGTATTGTTGTTTGAAGTATTTTCTACATTTTGTGAGTTACATTCTAGAAAAGTATAATCTTTGCTTGGCACTTACCATAATAAAATTGGAGGTATCAgtcctttttattatataaattctgCAGTTGATGCTGAAACTTCATTGTTCCAAAACACATGTTTGATGGTATGTGCTGTGAATCAAATTatgtgattttaaaattttctttgttttattccaTTTGAGGTTTAGGTTCTTTGCTATCTTAGTGTATTTGGCATGATATTTTTCTTGCCCAATCTCTTATGTCTAACCACATGCATCAATTAGTGGAACCCAAAATTTGTGGTCCGATCATAAAACTGGAAAGTTGAACAAACTGATCGTTTGCAaatcatttttattcttatttttttgttttgtcatGGTTGTATTGGAGTTTGCtattattttgtatgaaatcGTGGTTGTTTATTCAGTTGCTGAATCAGAAGTTGAAGGATTGGCTAAGTCTAGAAATCAAAGTAAATGAATCCTTTAGAAAACCCTTCCATGTCTGTGCAAGCTAATTCTGAATTGTGaacatattattaaataaaattaatttttgatgGTTAAACAACAACTTGAATCCAATCAAATTGGACAAATATTTGGTACGTAACCCCCAATAGTTAACGGTTGCAAATTGGAGGAGGATTATTATTGAACAGAACAGGTAAATTTCTGATTATGTTTGTTAACGGTTGCAAATTGGAGGAGGATTATTATTGAACAGAATAGGTAAttttttgatcattttttttgtttatttatcaagttattaatatatattcgttaaaaaaattaaaagttgtaTCCGCATTCGcttattaaagtaaaatatattcaattaaattaaatgaattttttggggcatatttttgaaaaatgaaactttTTTTACTTTAGATATAAAACAatcaaacaaaaatataatacttatataataaataaacaaaataagcagAAGCAATAACAATTATATAGCAATTAAACAATGAGTTTATAAACCAAATTCAGTTTAATAAATTGAATCTCAAACTTTTTTGAGATTGTAAAAgtttataacatatggattatgacatataaactaatgaaatcatgtaactttttgttaatacaTGAATGTtatgtttggatgtgaaatataattctcaagttatttattacttctaatatttaattattttttcttgtagaataattaaattatttgtttcactaatgatattttagcacattaaatatgtattgcagtttaaaaataataaagtgattatatttttttatagtattatatattttgattttttaactcatataataataataatattaagaatgttattaaattgtttttttattaaattatatttaataattattatgttaaaatatggttaaactatttattatttttattaaattattttcaataataatcttattaaaatttaataacaataacaataatcatctaccttaAAAAAaatctgctaagggtattctggtcattttagttttttttccttatgctattacaacatcattctattcaaccaaacacaagaatattattacagttctattccattccattcaaccaagcagttgaattacttattacagttctattccattacagctctattcaaatacagctctattcaattacagccctattccattacagtgaaccaaacgtactGTTAATATTTTTAGCTAACGGGACTTTGGTATTGTTAACAAAGGTTTAGATATTCGACTTTGAAGGCTCAGGTTTGAGTTTCGTTGAGTTCCAACTATGTGTAAGTTTCGTTCAATTTTTTCTGGATTAATTCAACTTTTGTCCAATTTTTCATCTGCTATGTATTGTTTTGGTTGGGTTTTACATTGTAATTTATggaacatatatttatatttgtacatGTGTTGTAGTTGTAATTGTATTGTCTTTGTACtagtaaaacttaaaaaaatatatagttttttttttaatttttaattttataaatttattttttcttctattttgatttaataattgaagtccaattaataacatcataaaaaagtattaaattaactttatgtcattttttaaatataaaaatttgatcatgCAACCGGTTAAAATTGTGTGGAAATGTTCATAAGTTGAGTGGTCCATCAAaccgtttatatatatatgttatggttaaatataaataaataatat
The Gossypium hirsutum isolate 1008001.06 chromosome A07, Gossypium_hirsutum_v2.1, whole genome shotgun sequence genome window above contains:
- the LOC107929968 gene encoding ATP-dependent 6-phosphofructokinase 6 isoform X1, coding for MGTLNLSFQIQTRYISPSSPSFNTFTISLTTNRKKFNCSRFSLSMGNPNDTHTKLVPGAAGFLLQDVPHFTDYLDHLPSYPNPLQNNPAYSVVEQYFVDEDDTVTEKIVVHKESARGVHFRRAGPRQKVYFKPDDVNACIVTCGGLCPGLNTVIREIVCGLYHMYGVRKVLGIDGGYKGFYAKNTITLTPKFVDDIHKRGGTILGTSRGGHDSVKIVDRIQDRGINQVYIIGGDGTHKGAAVIFEEIRRRGLKVAVAGIPKTIDNDIPVIDKSFGFDTAVEEAQRAIKAAHVESESIGNGIGLVKLMGRYCGFIAMYATLASRDVDCCLIPESPFYLEGKGGLYEYIGKQLKQNGHMVIVIAEGAGQELLSESLQSVDQQDASGNKLLQDVGLWISHKIKEHFAKKKMPINLKYIDPTYMIRAIPSIASDNVYCTLLAHGAVHGAMAGYTGFTVGPVNGRHAYIPFNRIIEKQNKVVITDRMWARLLSSTNQPSFLKPRDIAEAKKEKYPANGILDGKIVKTMSMN
- the LOC107929968 gene encoding ATP-dependent 6-phosphofructokinase 6 isoform X2, with protein sequence MGTLNLSFQIQTRYISPSSPSFNTFTISLTTNRKKFNCSRFSLSMGNPNDTHTKLVPGAAGFLLQDVPHFTDYLDHLPIVVHKESARGVHFRRAGPRQKVYFKPDDVNACIVTCGGLCPGLNTVIREIVCGLYHMYGVRKVLGIDGGYKGFYAKNTITLTPKFVDDIHKRGGTILGTSRGGHDSVKIVDRIQDRGINQVYIIGGDGTHKGAAVIFEEIRRRGLKVAVAGIPKTIDNDIPVIDKSFGFDTAVEEAQRAIKAAHVESESIGNGIGLVKLMGRYCGFIAMYATLASRDVDCCLIPESPFYLEGKGGLYEYIGKQLKQNGHMVIVIAEGAGQELLSESLQSVDQQDASGNKLLQDVGLWISHKIKEHFAKKKMPINLKYIDPTYMIRAIPSIASDNVYCTLLAHGAVHGAMAGYTGFTVGPVNGRHAYIPFNRIIEKQNKVVITDRMWARLLSSTNQPSFLKPRDIAEAKKEKYPANGILDGKIVKTMSMN